A genomic stretch from Sulfobacillus thermosulfidooxidans includes:
- a CDS encoding helix-turn-helix transcriptional regulator: protein MSPLREIRRRRRMTQTQLAECIGVTQSHIAQIERGKRRGSIAVLQKLAVALNVSLTDLLPPECANPKIPEKETVVQ, encoded by the coding sequence ATGAGTCCCTTAAGGGAAATCCGCCGCCGGCGTCGCATGACGCAGACCCAACTGGCGGAATGCATTGGAGTCACGCAAAGCCACATCGCGCAAATCGAGCGTGGCAAGCGACGCGGGAGTATCGCGGTGCTGCAAAAGCTCGCGGTGGCGTTGAATGTGTCGTTGACCGACCTCTTACCTCCGGAGTGTGCCAATCCGAAAATCCCTGAAAAGGAGACCGTTGTCCAATGA
- a CDS encoding helix-turn-helix domain-containing protein, translated as MVFGSRMRELRQQHGYTQAELGEKLGLSQFTISNYEQSSRQPPLEILVRLADILGTSTDYLLGRVDVNNPSDPMTQVLPHARWHHFGERLAQVRAVRRLSPAQCALLVHVDPEQWEQWEQGTTFPTLADLLLVADTLHVSLDWLLDRPTNLFPRDDSITIEEWHRLRTSVATMEELWRRRVSQAEWDAARRWVTGATDHPE; from the coding sequence ATGGTGTTTGGAAGCCGAATGCGAGAATTACGGCAACAGCATGGATATACACAAGCCGAATTGGGCGAGAAATTAGGTCTTTCGCAATTTACCATTTCTAATTATGAACAATCGTCCCGCCAGCCCCCGCTCGAAATCTTGGTGCGCTTGGCGGATATTCTGGGAACGTCCACCGACTATTTGTTAGGTCGGGTCGATGTGAACAATCCATCAGATCCCATGACCCAAGTCCTGCCCCACGCCCGATGGCACCACTTTGGAGAACGCCTCGCCCAAGTCCGGGCGGTGCGGCGGTTGTCCCCGGCCCAGTGTGCCCTGTTAGTGCACGTAGACCCCGAGCAATGGGAGCAATGGGAACAAGGCACCACGTTCCCCACGCTCGCCGATTTGTTGTTAGTGGCCGATACCCTGCACGTGAGCCTCGATTGGTTGCTAGATCGCCCCACGAATTTGTTTCCCCGCGATGATTCCATCACCATTGAGGAGTGGCACCGTCTGCGAACAAGCGTCGCCACTATGGAAGAACTCTGGCGGCGGAGGGTCTCCCAAGCGGAATGGGATGCCGCCCGGCGATGGGTTACCGGGGCCACTGATCATCCGGAATAG
- a CDS encoding 3'-5' exonuclease: MTLPSPIFVLDLETIPDLARLHAASPTDPPSEDATAPEPSPPARMPKPAFHQIVAIAGAWIAPNGMLRQLRALGDPSWSEAALIEEAFRIISVGHPRLVGWNSQGFDLPVLVYRAMVHGVAAPQFYLWGEPYHGYRKRFDEDNHLDLMDVLSFYGSSPRMSLHEMARVLGIPGKLDMDGSQVWDRYQAGEIEAIREYCTADVLTTALVFGRYAYHRGWWTADHITTWENSVAAWLDAQSAPLWDRFRDQWQPVTQVIGRAPWDDSPSA; the protein is encoded by the coding sequence ATGACCTTACCATCCCCGATTTTTGTCTTGGATCTCGAAACCATTCCCGATCTGGCTCGCCTTCACGCCGCATCCCCCACTGATCCCCCATCCGAGGATGCGACCGCCCCCGAACCATCACCCCCGGCTCGGATGCCCAAACCCGCGTTTCATCAGATTGTGGCCATTGCCGGAGCGTGGATCGCGCCCAACGGGATGTTGCGCCAATTGCGGGCTTTGGGGGACCCCTCGTGGTCTGAGGCCGCCCTGATTGAAGAAGCCTTTCGTATCATCAGTGTGGGGCACCCCCGCTTAGTGGGATGGAACTCGCAAGGATTTGATTTACCCGTCTTGGTGTATCGGGCGATGGTGCATGGCGTGGCCGCGCCCCAGTTTTATCTGTGGGGGGAGCCATATCATGGCTACCGCAAACGCTTTGATGAGGACAACCATCTGGATTTGATGGATGTCTTGAGCTTTTATGGGTCGAGTCCCCGCATGAGCCTGCACGAAATGGCCCGAGTCTTGGGCATTCCGGGCAAACTCGACATGGACGGGAGCCAGGTGTGGGACCGGTATCAAGCGGGTGAGATCGAAGCCATTCGGGAGTATTGCACAGCGGACGTACTCACGACCGCCTTGGTGTTTGGCCGGTATGCCTATCACCGGGGATGGTGGACCGCTGACCACATCACGACCTGGGAAAATTCGGTGGCTGCCTGGCTGGATGCCCAATCCGCTCCGTTGTGGGATCGTTTTCGGGATCAATGGCAACCCGTCACCCAAGTTATTGGCCGGGCCCCCTGGGATGATAGCCCCTCGGCCTAG
- a CDS encoding helix-turn-helix domain-containing protein — MEELSFGAKLQAIRKRLGLSQTDLAKLIGTTQNNISRYELGLRQPSFDMLKKIADALNISMDDLSDSTIISVDQQARGSSSPSWASFVVDVQTQYHLTTDQLAFTLDVGLSDLLPPRSVARPSIRVAFALANFLQMPTLAMAVIAGYMDPDAALDRVVNVMQWPWRKMAPYHSDWFNQQGGSYLRTCRQAHRHSVTAVVQHWNAHWNHPVSEADWTFLEDHGVLRTPWDSRHPTTPLDELPGVWLWALMDACVMDPPTVYQDVVGLTALLGRISRHGKARQVWFSGHQNYEDLLAAFTAAHDKARDTVNMRFYRGQIHAIAWATPSTPPTPSTPEWPVRAIPLLGRVIAGVPVEAQTDHHGDVWIPRDDPGDFAVTVHGDSMLPAGITEGDTIIVEHVPPGRDVPPNTLVVALVDGEQTLKWVIRQADGSWWLRAANPRYADMPLDPERDRIVGIVRGIQRRPPSPLPRVESGESPDPWAGLTPDQRDLLQAQQRVIEEQQRLMQSMLVRFRRMNQANPTRIPPDDGDPPEAPF, encoded by the coding sequence TTGGAAGAATTGTCGTTCGGGGCCAAACTTCAAGCAATTCGCAAGCGGTTGGGGTTGAGCCAAACGGATTTAGCCAAACTAATCGGCACAACGCAGAACAACATTAGTCGGTATGAGTTGGGATTGCGTCAACCGAGTTTTGACATGTTAAAAAAAATCGCCGATGCCCTCAACATCTCAATGGATGACTTATCCGATTCCACTATCATAAGTGTGGATCAACAGGCCAGGGGATCTTCGTCTCCGTCCTGGGCATCCTTTGTAGTAGATGTTCAAACACAATACCATCTCACCACCGATCAACTCGCGTTCACTCTGGACGTTGGGTTATCTGATCTCCTGCCTCCGCGTTCGGTAGCCCGCCCCTCCATCCGGGTGGCCTTCGCCCTGGCCAATTTCTTGCAGATGCCCACGCTGGCCATGGCGGTGATTGCGGGATATATGGATCCCGATGCCGCGTTGGACCGGGTGGTCAATGTGATGCAGTGGCCGTGGCGCAAAATGGCTCCCTATCATAGCGATTGGTTTAACCAACAGGGGGGATCGTACCTCCGCACGTGCCGCCAAGCGCACCGGCATTCCGTGACAGCCGTCGTGCAGCATTGGAACGCGCACTGGAATCACCCCGTATCCGAGGCCGATTGGACCTTCTTGGAAGACCATGGAGTGTTACGCACCCCGTGGGATTCGCGGCATCCCACGACCCCCCTGGATGAATTACCGGGAGTGTGGCTATGGGCCTTGATGGACGCGTGCGTGATGGATCCCCCCACGGTTTATCAGGATGTGGTGGGACTAACTGCCCTGCTAGGCCGGATCTCTCGTCACGGCAAGGCCCGCCAGGTCTGGTTTTCCGGGCATCAGAATTATGAGGACTTACTGGCGGCGTTCACAGCCGCGCATGATAAGGCCCGTGATACCGTGAATATGAGATTCTACCGGGGCCAGATCCACGCGATTGCATGGGCTACCCCGTCTACGCCCCCGACACCCTCTACCCCCGAATGGCCCGTGCGCGCCATTCCCTTGCTAGGCCGCGTAATTGCCGGGGTGCCCGTGGAAGCGCAGACGGATCATCACGGGGATGTGTGGATTCCTCGGGATGACCCCGGAGACTTCGCTGTGACCGTACACGGGGATAGCATGCTTCCTGCGGGGATTACCGAAGGCGATACGATCATCGTGGAACACGTCCCCCCGGGGCGCGACGTGCCTCCCAACACCTTGGTTGTGGCCTTAGTCGATGGCGAACAAACGCTCAAGTGGGTGATTCGACAGGCGGATGGTTCGTGGTGGTTGCGGGCGGCCAATCCCCGCTATGCCGACATGCCTTTGGATCCCGAACGGGATCGCATCGTGGGGATCGTGCGGGGCATTCAGCGCCGCCCCCCGTCCCCGCTCCCCCGTGTCGAATCGGGAGAATCACCGGATCCCTGGGCGGGTCTGACGCCGGATCAGCGAGACTTGCTGCAAGCCCAGCAACGCGTCATCGAGGAACAGCAACGCCTGATGCAATCGATGTTGGTGCGGTTTCGGCGCATGAACCAGGCGAACCCGACCCGAATCCCCCCGGATGACGGGGATCCGCCCGAAGCCCCGTTTTAG
- a CDS encoding polysaccharide deacetylase family protein, whose product MMIGFGAAAGIAARLHLTSAAVAPIIRQAMTPHKVVALTFDDGPSPRWTPKVLAVLHKDHVHATFFIIGSHALRHPALVRDEQRAGMDIESHGHQHLILRHRTAAEVRQEVEYNAHILKSLGVPHPTLYRLPGGAADPIALQVLGQMGYRVIGWSIDPRDWQHRYSAAQMVHRIATQIHPGAIIIFHDGPNGSQATVDTVAQIIPALKRDGYRFLTVPQLLQDEAQAQHRSPGTPHASVFP is encoded by the coding sequence ATGATGATCGGGTTCGGGGCAGCGGCCGGGATTGCCGCCAGGCTCCATCTCACTTCGGCAGCCGTTGCGCCCATTATCCGCCAGGCGATGACACCCCATAAGGTAGTCGCGCTCACTTTCGATGACGGTCCGAGTCCCCGATGGACGCCCAAAGTCTTGGCCGTGTTGCACAAAGATCACGTGCACGCGACGTTCTTTATCATTGGCTCTCATGCGTTACGTCATCCTGCCCTTGTCCGCGATGAACAGCGAGCAGGGATGGACATAGAAAGTCATGGACACCAGCACCTCATTCTCCGTCATCGGACGGCGGCGGAGGTTCGTCAAGAAGTCGAGTATAACGCACACATCCTGAAATCCTTGGGCGTCCCTCATCCCACGTTGTACCGCCTGCCGGGCGGGGCAGCAGATCCTATCGCGTTGCAGGTGCTGGGGCAAATGGGCTATCGCGTCATTGGCTGGAGCATCGATCCCCGCGATTGGCAACATCGGTATAGCGCCGCCCAAATGGTTCATCGGATCGCAACCCAGATCCATCCCGGTGCCATAATCATCTTTCACGACGGGCCGAACGGTTCCCAAGCCACCGTGGATACCGTGGCTCAGATTATTCCGGCTCTCAAACGTGACGGGTACCGCTTCCTTACGGTCCCCCAACTGTTACAGGACGAAGCGCAAGCTCAACACCGCTCCCCGGGAACTCCGCACGCTAGCGTATTCCCATAG
- a CDS encoding PD-(D/E)XK nuclease family protein, translated as MTPNRLSCDNEKALSRLNSVHSPATSPLDAILEDAIPEGPLPCGNWSPVRLAEWLQCPARGAWSAGVWELPEDFDYPLRPDAQIGKAMHKYAETRLLGMAPDDAAAAAADEAIETDPETWLPLVDVWESTILPQIGTPQAVEQRLEADIDGLPVTCVIDVVDQMGQIRDLKTTKRTPNPMDVIRKSLQAPLYVEGWRQTTGKTAPFMLDYLIRTKTPQAVTVAVPVTQSAIDRVRRQLAWAQDLAMNPDHIIPNPYNAYGCGGCPFVSACSDAFDFPRPETVSAQSI; from the coding sequence ATGACCCCCAACCGTTTATCCTGTGACAACGAAAAAGCACTTTCTCGCTTAAATTCCGTACATTCACCAGCAACGTCACCGCTGGACGCAATCCTGGAAGACGCGATACCCGAAGGCCCCTTGCCCTGCGGCAATTGGTCTCCGGTGCGGCTCGCAGAGTGGCTCCAGTGTCCCGCTCGGGGCGCGTGGAGCGCCGGAGTGTGGGAATTGCCCGAAGATTTTGACTATCCACTTCGACCCGATGCCCAGATCGGCAAGGCCATGCACAAATATGCCGAGACGCGGTTGCTCGGGATGGCCCCCGATGACGCGGCGGCGGCGGCGGCGGATGAGGCCATTGAGACCGATCCGGAAACGTGGCTCCCGTTGGTGGATGTGTGGGAAAGTACAATCCTGCCTCAGATCGGCACGCCCCAGGCCGTCGAGCAACGCCTAGAAGCGGATATCGACGGGCTCCCCGTGACGTGCGTGATCGACGTGGTGGATCAAATGGGTCAAATCCGCGACCTCAAGACCACCAAACGCACGCCCAACCCGATGGATGTGATCCGAAAATCACTACAGGCCCCTCTGTACGTCGAAGGATGGAGACAGACCACTGGGAAAACCGCTCCGTTTATGCTCGATTATTTGATTCGGACGAAAACGCCCCAAGCCGTCACGGTAGCGGTTCCGGTGACTCAATCCGCCATCGACCGGGTGCGGCGCCAACTGGCATGGGCTCAAGACCTGGCGATGAACCCTGATCACATTATCCCGAATCCCTATAATGCCTACGGCTGCGGGGGATGCCCGTTTGTGTCGGCGTGTAGCGATGCCTTCGACTTTCCGCGTCCTGAGACCGTCTCCGCTCAATCGATTTGA
- a CDS encoding DEAD/DEAH box helicase translates to MELRPYQQAALHAITAGMEQGVHRPVVSLPTGTGKTVVAAELLRRRGQTALFLAHRDELIRQAAHTIRMVWPDAGVGLVKGAEDQWQAPVVVASVQSLHLKRLQRWHPDRFGTIVVDECFPAGTLIDGKPIETLRIGDRVMAFNPNTGEFALKRVTHVFRRPVHRLVHLKTPTRSVFVTPNHPFWTQRGWVQAQELQQSDQVFVIGGNCHEIDAMPFMRNRSMGANSPTVVSKMHGQNSPEKAKHFSSLHLVWENNQVDGSRSYSPISINRTCVLFSDLQDIVDSSEFETDHDTNESQICRRENATEQPYEKAPSSRQAQPHLTFDELETPNSRRKWMPSPRATIVVGRRLKLADRIHCPDQNGENGGLSHALQNRYRQSFLQNRHRNRWRLSLQYQNPATRFQEKSMA, encoded by the coding sequence ATGGAGTTACGACCGTACCAGCAGGCCGCGCTTCACGCCATCACCGCGGGCATGGAGCAGGGGGTTCATCGTCCTGTGGTCTCTCTGCCGACGGGCACCGGAAAAACCGTCGTGGCCGCCGAGCTTTTGCGCCGTCGGGGGCAGACCGCGCTCTTTTTGGCGCACCGGGACGAACTGATCCGCCAAGCCGCCCACACGATTCGGATGGTATGGCCCGATGCCGGCGTGGGCCTGGTGAAGGGGGCCGAGGACCAATGGCAGGCTCCGGTAGTCGTCGCCAGCGTGCAGTCGCTGCACCTGAAACGGCTCCAACGCTGGCATCCAGATCGGTTTGGAACCATCGTGGTGGATGAATGCTTTCCGGCAGGCACGCTTATTGATGGAAAACCGATTGAGACACTCCGTATAGGAGATCGAGTGATGGCCTTTAATCCCAATACCGGAGAGTTTGCATTAAAACGTGTGACACATGTTTTTCGTCGCCCCGTGCATCGTCTTGTTCACCTTAAAACCCCCACACGATCTGTTTTTGTGACTCCCAATCATCCTTTTTGGACCCAGCGAGGATGGGTCCAGGCCCAAGAACTGCAACAAAGCGACCAGGTTTTCGTAATAGGAGGAAATTGTCATGAAATTGATGCCATGCCCTTCATGCGGAATCGTTCGATGGGTGCAAACTCCCCAACAGTTGTGTCGAAAATGCACGGCCAAAATAGCCCAGAGAAAGCGAAGCATTTTAGCTCCCTGCATTTGGTGTGGGAAAACAACCAGGTTGATGGAAGCCGAAGCTATTCGCCGATTTCGATCAACAGGACGTGCGTATTGTTCAGCGACTTGCAAGACATCGTGGATTCGTCAGAATTCGAAACAGACCATGATACGAACGAATCACAAATATGCCGCCGAGAGAATGCGACAGAACAACCCTATGAAAAAGCCCCAAGTTCGCGACAAGCTCAGCCACACCTTACGTTCGATGAACTGGAAACCCCCAATTCGCGGAGGAAATGGATGCCCTCTCCCCGTGCCACAATTGTTGTTGGCAGACGCCTTAAACTGGCCGACAGAATACATTGTCCCGACCAAAATGGGGAGAACGGCGGGTTATCCCACGCATTACAAAATCGATATCGCCAATCCTTTTTACAAAATCGCCATCGAAATCGATGGAGGCTCTCACTACAGTATCAAAACCCAGCAACGCGATTTCAAGAAAAATCAATGGCTTAG
- a CDS encoding MMPL family transporter — protein MPWVIVWAAWIGWVVVPIWYQQFPGRWRWILWGLLIAVGTQWVALLTHWNHWTNGVIQVFVDLVVVNAMGWTITVGVASRWPRVLPIARVAASVFWMTLTVLGWLSLRPLLPTITSSAQLVARLHPFYQPIFHQLAHVAQHAEHQMTFGSVWEHVGIILSIAGILAIPSIVARWGRPDPDRSRTPWGRVIGRFVFDAIPTSGLPRAIIGILLPAVWPGFYAKDPASAHWPIVLLVWGPVVMASVRTLLIMAQIYPSWRLILTGILVAFAWHPAGAAASHATSPAFPPSATGVVWANQTITQYDGPQTSPPDPWLVHVAASSTHLPHVVPINARASLVPATAPHLPASWHPQRLTESLADQTLNRLVASTLSTTSLWALIIAVVMLFVALGSLPTTGLAVGVGGLTSLITMAILRGIETRIAISPYALNIANLLAMGLSLDYAIFQIQAFGRAWRESAPLPRTARVEHAQSLAIHHAQHAMPWSVLALSLTVLAFPLALPGGLGWSFALASAVAALTAWGVSQFLVVPLLAAWPEWWWRGRLPVSLSDVLDRVYRVIGQGSVLIPGLVFLATFVVLLLIDRHPPQMTVFTPSTAAELLPRTNTVREAFAQQPVAPPSSTAMLVIDVPSFISWSGVQTQLANLPDSHGVQWSNPMAGMSSETLHTLVSHPTMIPPALHRLWHPSRGILLIRVATRSGRPLPRSQLASALRTVLPFPLRWAFSGSANTVQRTASTWFQRGFLVLVGAGLLASAWVRWRLTQTLRAAALAILFELVPFLTTLTIYPLIARRWPHIFPLHVAFPVMLLAVSLMLALALDYQVLLTHAMGRHPTPERIAQAVAQTGGSITSAGLVMASSFYVLLASPLPFLRAAGMLIGTNVLFDTFLMRSFLMPSTAAAFGGERPSHPLSWFRQWDRWVAWLSLAWAVIVIPTLIRTDLPHVHIVPRPATIHLVLTGQTTASLWKP, from the coding sequence ATGCCATGGGTTATTGTGTGGGCTGCGTGGATCGGATGGGTGGTGGTTCCGATATGGTATCAGCAGTTTCCGGGGCGATGGCGATGGATTCTCTGGGGATTGCTTATCGCCGTGGGGACGCAATGGGTGGCTCTGTTGACACACTGGAATCATTGGACGAACGGGGTCATTCAAGTTTTCGTGGACCTCGTGGTCGTCAATGCGATGGGGTGGACGATCACGGTGGGAGTGGCATCCCGATGGCCTCGGGTTCTGCCCATAGCTCGCGTGGCGGCATCGGTCTTTTGGATGACTCTCACCGTCTTAGGATGGTTGAGCCTGCGACCCTTGCTCCCGACAATTACTTCGTCCGCGCAACTCGTGGCACGGCTTCATCCGTTTTATCAACCCATTTTCCATCAGCTGGCTCACGTGGCCCAACACGCGGAGCATCAAATGACGTTCGGATCGGTGTGGGAACACGTCGGGATCATTTTGAGCATTGCCGGGATTCTGGCCATTCCGTCCATTGTCGCTCGGTGGGGCCGCCCCGATCCAGATCGATCACGCACCCCATGGGGGCGCGTGATCGGGCGATTCGTCTTTGATGCGATTCCCACATCGGGGTTACCTCGGGCAATCATCGGCATTCTTCTCCCCGCCGTGTGGCCCGGGTTTTATGCCAAAGATCCCGCGTCGGCCCATTGGCCGATTGTCCTCTTAGTCTGGGGCCCGGTGGTGATGGCAAGTGTGCGCACTCTGCTGATCATGGCCCAAATCTATCCCAGCTGGCGGCTGATTCTCACTGGTATTCTGGTGGCGTTCGCGTGGCATCCCGCGGGAGCCGCAGCGAGTCACGCCACCTCGCCCGCGTTCCCTCCGTCTGCAACCGGAGTGGTCTGGGCCAATCAAACAATCACGCAGTATGATGGCCCCCAGACCTCGCCTCCCGATCCGTGGCTCGTGCACGTGGCAGCATCCTCCACTCATCTGCCTCATGTCGTACCCATCAACGCGCGTGCCAGTCTCGTTCCGGCCACCGCGCCCCATCTTCCGGCATCGTGGCATCCCCAACGCTTAACCGAGTCCTTAGCGGATCAGACGTTAAATCGGTTGGTGGCGTCCACCCTGTCCACGACGAGCCTTTGGGCCTTGATTATCGCAGTCGTGATGCTCTTCGTGGCGTTGGGATCGCTCCCCACCACCGGTCTGGCGGTGGGCGTGGGAGGATTAACCAGTCTGATCACCATGGCCATCTTGCGAGGGATCGAGACCCGAATCGCCATCTCCCCCTATGCCTTAAATATCGCCAATTTGTTAGCCATGGGATTATCGCTCGATTACGCCATTTTTCAAATTCAAGCCTTTGGTCGGGCCTGGCGCGAATCTGCCCCGCTCCCCCGGACTGCCCGGGTTGAGCACGCGCAATCCCTGGCCATTCATCACGCGCAACACGCCATGCCGTGGTCGGTCTTAGCGTTGAGTTTAACGGTGTTGGCCTTCCCCCTGGCCTTGCCCGGGGGATTAGGATGGTCGTTCGCGCTGGCCAGTGCCGTGGCCGCCCTGACTGCGTGGGGCGTATCCCAATTCTTAGTCGTGCCCTTGCTGGCCGCCTGGCCCGAGTGGTGGTGGCGCGGTCGATTACCCGTCTCGTTATCCGACGTGTTAGATCGGGTTTATCGGGTCATCGGACAAGGAAGCGTCCTAATTCCCGGATTGGTGTTTTTAGCCACGTTCGTGGTGCTCTTGTTGATTGACCGGCATCCCCCGCAAATGACGGTGTTTACTCCGTCCACCGCAGCCGAACTCTTGCCCCGAACCAACACGGTGCGCGAGGCGTTTGCTCAGCAACCTGTGGCTCCGCCCTCATCGACCGCCATGCTCGTTATTGATGTGCCATCCTTCATCTCGTGGTCCGGAGTGCAGACGCAATTAGCGAACCTTCCCGATTCCCACGGGGTGCAGTGGTCGAATCCGATGGCCGGGATGTCGTCGGAGACGTTACACACTCTGGTCAGTCACCCCACGATGATTCCTCCCGCGTTGCATCGCCTCTGGCATCCCTCACGGGGTATCCTCTTGATCCGGGTGGCCACGCGCTCCGGACGGCCATTGCCTCGGTCTCAGCTGGCTTCTGCGTTGCGAACGGTCTTGCCATTTCCGTTGCGTTGGGCATTCAGTGGATCTGCGAACACCGTGCAACGCACAGCCAGCACGTGGTTTCAACGCGGGTTCCTTGTGCTCGTGGGGGCGGGACTGCTGGCTAGTGCCTGGGTCCGATGGCGACTCACCCAGACCCTCCGAGCGGCAGCGTTAGCGATTCTCTTTGAGCTGGTTCCGTTCTTAACCACCCTCACCATCTATCCGTTGATCGCCCGGCGATGGCCCCATATCTTCCCGCTGCACGTGGCGTTTCCGGTCATGCTCCTCGCCGTGAGTTTGATGTTGGCATTGGCTTTGGACTACCAAGTGCTCCTCACCCACGCGATGGGACGACACCCGACTCCGGAACGTATTGCCCAAGCGGTGGCCCAAACTGGGGGATCAATTACCAGTGCTGGCCTCGTGATGGCATCGAGTTTTTATGTCTTGTTGGCATCACCGTTGCCGTTTTTGCGGGCGGCGGGCATGTTAATTGGCACCAATGTGCTCTTTGATACGTTCTTAATGCGGTCGTTCTTAATGCCATCCACCGCCGCCGCCTTCGGAGGCGAGCGTCCGTCGCATCCGCTCTCCTGGTTTCGCCAGTGGGATCGGTGGGTCGCGTGGCTCAGTTTGGCATGGGCGGTCATCGTCATTCCCACGTTAATTCGCACGGATCTCCCGCACGTGCACATCGTGCCTCGCCCAGCAACCATTCACCTTGTGCTGACGGGGCAAACGACCGCCAGTCTGTGGAAGCCTTGA
- a CDS encoding sigma-70 family RNA polymerase sigma factor yields the protein MTNHVFLGLPDRVQSSDLRSRRSYLDDAPWLDWVMRAQSGDETAWEQIFDAVKPLLRLLLRTYYGPSWVQDRDDLWQIARIGVWQAVMQYEPERHVPLEAWLRFVIRRRLDDMVRQAYRQKRSMDGRLLRWDAPDWTEDRRHPVGFAGNAADLDPLQVLERHQMRTDLYAALHDLTLLEWRVVWDIAAGYSYEDVARRWGRSRKTVDNALQRARRKLREKGMTAR from the coding sequence ATGACGAATCATGTATTCCTAGGACTTCCAGATAGGGTGCAGTCGTCCGATCTTCGCTCCAGACGCTCTTATCTCGATGACGCTCCGTGGTTGGACTGGGTGATGCGAGCCCAATCCGGGGACGAGACGGCGTGGGAGCAGATTTTTGATGCGGTTAAGCCGCTTTTGCGGCTTCTATTGCGGACCTATTATGGCCCGTCATGGGTGCAAGACCGGGACGATTTGTGGCAAATTGCGCGGATTGGGGTGTGGCAAGCGGTAATGCAGTACGAACCCGAGCGGCATGTGCCGCTAGAAGCATGGCTGCGTTTTGTCATTCGTCGACGACTGGATGACATGGTACGGCAAGCCTATCGCCAGAAACGTTCCATGGACGGTCGCCTGCTGCGGTGGGATGCGCCAGATTGGACAGAGGATCGTCGACACCCTGTAGGCTTCGCGGGGAATGCGGCCGATCTCGATCCCTTACAGGTTCTCGAACGCCATCAAATGCGAACGGATCTTTACGCGGCCCTTCACGATCTCACCCTCTTAGAGTGGCGGGTAGTGTGGGATATTGCGGCAGGATACTCGTATGAGGACGTCGCGCGACGCTGGGGACGCTCGCGAAAGACGGTCGATAACGCATTGCAGCGTGCTCGGCGTAAATTACGCGAAAAGGGGATGACGGCCCGGTAA
- a CDS encoding DUF559 domain-containing protein, producing MDGGSHYSIKTQQRDFKKNQWLSGNGWIVLRCSNRTVMNNLSGCVQMVQSIIWRLKNGIPIQPTESLSITVITPPHPVIAKS from the coding sequence ATCGATGGAGGCTCTCACTACAGTATCAAAACCCAGCAACGCGATTTCAAGAAAAATCAATGGCTTAGTGGGAACGGGTGGATTGTGTTACGATGCTCGAACCGCACAGTGATGAACAATTTGAGCGGGTGTGTCCAGATGGTACAGTCTATAATCTGGAGGTTGAAGAATGGCATACCTATACAGCCAACGGAATCGTTGTCCATAACTGTCATCACGCCCCCGCACCCAGTTATCGCCAAATCTTAG